One Streptomyces sp. L2 genomic window carries:
- a CDS encoding DUF5925 domain-containing protein, whose protein sequence is MSANPHDALPIRLHVDDSDSPSDVVDALFLGRFATGEQPYSHAVNIDRVRSGATLLPEGARVLRIARDDDRSATLAEGEGWTLLISRWNRGADVTVTATSAELAKSVLDRATDGAADDPEPQPENVTMGFWYVSPRRGPHRTTRQISAGTWDEVRPNYTAPVAEAMDTLMRTTPEDIAGRLLLLHGPPGTGKTSALRTLARSWRDWCQVDCVLDPERLFSDVGYLMDIAIGEDDAGGKGRWRLLLLEDCDELIRGEARHTAGQALSRLLNLTDGLLGQGRNVLVGVTTNEDLERLHPAVVRPGRCLARIEVGPLTRPEAVDWLGTEKGVGREGATLAELYALRRGTAPTSVPGARDGADAGLYL, encoded by the coding sequence ATGTCCGCCAACCCACACGACGCCCTGCCGATCCGGCTCCACGTCGACGACTCCGACTCGCCGTCCGACGTCGTCGACGCGCTGTTCCTCGGCCGCTTCGCGACGGGCGAGCAGCCGTACTCGCACGCCGTGAACATCGACCGCGTGCGCTCGGGCGCGACCCTGCTGCCCGAGGGCGCCCGGGTGCTGCGGATCGCCCGCGACGACGACCGCAGCGCGACTCTCGCCGAGGGCGAGGGCTGGACCCTGCTGATCTCCCGCTGGAACCGGGGCGCGGACGTCACGGTGACCGCGACCAGCGCCGAACTGGCGAAGTCGGTCCTGGACCGGGCCACGGACGGCGCGGCCGACGATCCGGAACCGCAGCCGGAGAACGTGACGATGGGATTCTGGTACGTCTCCCCGCGCCGCGGCCCGCACCGCACTACCCGGCAGATCTCGGCCGGCACCTGGGACGAGGTGCGGCCCAACTACACGGCGCCGGTGGCCGAGGCGATGGACACGCTGATGAGGACGACCCCCGAGGACATCGCGGGCCGGCTGCTCCTCCTGCACGGGCCGCCCGGCACCGGCAAGACGTCCGCGCTGCGCACGCTGGCCCGGTCCTGGCGGGACTGGTGCCAGGTGGACTGCGTCCTCGACCCCGAACGCCTCTTCTCCGACGTCGGCTATCTGATGGACATCGCGATCGGCGAGGACGACGCGGGCGGCAAGGGCCGCTGGCGGCTGCTCCTGCTGGAGGACTGCGACGAACTGATCCGCGGCGAGGCCCGGCACACCGCCGGGCAGGCCCTGTCCCGGCTGCTCAACCTCACCGACGGCCTGCTCGGCCAGGGCCGGAACGTGCTGGTGGGGGTCACCACCAACGAGGACCTGGAGCGGCTGCACCCGGCGGTGGTCCGGCCCGGCCGCTGTCTGGCCCGCATCGAGGTGGGCCCGCTGACCCGCCCGGAGGCGGTGGACTGGCTGGGCACCGAGAAGGGCGTCGGCCGGGAGGGCGCGACGCTCGCCGAGCTGTACGCGCTGCGGCGGGGCACCGCGCCGACCTCCGTGCCGGGCGCGCGGGACGGGGCGGACGCGGGACTGTACCTGTAG
- a CDS encoding GntR family transcriptional regulator, which translates to MSLKIHIDDSAPPYEQVRAQISEQARAGALPVGYRLPTVRGLAESLGLAVNTVAKAYRALEGDGVIETRGRNGTYVAAAGSAAEREASLAAQAYVERVRRLGLGEAAALAAVRDALRAAYGR; encoded by the coding sequence GTGAGCCTGAAGATCCACATCGATGACAGCGCGCCGCCGTACGAGCAGGTACGGGCGCAGATCTCCGAGCAGGCGCGGGCCGGTGCACTGCCGGTGGGCTACCGGCTGCCGACCGTGCGCGGGCTGGCCGAGTCGCTGGGGCTCGCGGTGAACACGGTCGCCAAGGCCTACCGGGCGCTGGAGGGCGACGGGGTGATCGAGACGCGGGGCCGCAACGGAACGTATGTGGCCGCCGCCGGCTCGGCCGCGGAGCGCGAGGCGTCGCTGGCCGCACAGGCGTACGTGGAGCGGGTACGGCGGCTGGGGCTGGGGGAGGCGGCCGCACTGGCCGCCGTACGGGACGCCCTGCGGGCGGCTTATGGGCGATAG
- a CDS encoding xylan 1,4-beta-xylosidase: protein MRRHGWYTGTRRWRLTALLGVGVAVLALVVTLIHTLPGGGSTAGTSRAGDKVHGMPAVPDGPPKPSVGWGFTHTQYSADEGSATATDRVRRLLAQDGGLPQDQALMGWGADNPEPVKGHYDFGAMDRRIDFIRASGGTPVVTLCCSPDWMKGGRAGVDNTNWSQAALETAPTPEHYQDFADLAATVARRYPDVRHFLVWNEFKGFWNDAKHRWDYEGYTKMYNLVYRALKKVDKDIMVGGPYLVMDSLDPRDPNASGALKGPWGAMDQRVLDAFDYWNTHKAGADFVVVDGSSYTNDDELLPNEFGATDKLTAVSAWVRRQTRDLPLWWAEYYVEPGDANDDRKGWSEQHRLAVHAAGLIAMAKGGADSGFYWNPEEKSGTDCPGCLWTPTDTATGGRELPMYSLLSRFDHAFPPGSHYEQVPVAPDDVPNVRVLATTKTALVVNTLNRTISAKIDGKRFDLRPYEMKWLTR, encoded by the coding sequence ATGCGACGTCATGGGTGGTATACGGGGACTCGGCGGTGGCGGCTCACCGCCCTGCTCGGAGTGGGCGTGGCCGTCCTGGCCCTGGTCGTGACCCTGATCCACACGCTGCCCGGCGGCGGCAGCACCGCCGGGACCTCGCGCGCCGGCGACAAGGTGCACGGCATGCCCGCCGTCCCGGACGGCCCCCCGAAACCGTCCGTGGGCTGGGGTTTCACCCACACCCAGTACAGCGCGGACGAGGGCAGCGCCACCGCTACCGACCGCGTCCGGCGACTGCTCGCGCAGGACGGCGGGCTGCCGCAGGACCAGGCCCTGATGGGCTGGGGCGCCGACAACCCCGAGCCGGTCAAGGGGCATTACGACTTCGGCGCGATGGACCGCCGTATCGACTTCATCCGCGCCTCCGGCGGCACCCCCGTCGTCACGCTGTGCTGCTCCCCGGACTGGATGAAGGGCGGCAGGGCCGGCGTCGACAACACGAACTGGAGCCAGGCCGCGCTGGAGACCGCGCCCACCCCGGAGCACTACCAGGACTTCGCCGACCTCGCCGCGACCGTCGCCCGCCGCTACCCCGACGTACGACACTTCCTCGTCTGGAACGAGTTCAAGGGCTTCTGGAACGACGCGAAGCACCGCTGGGACTACGAGGGCTACACGAAGATGTACAACCTCGTCTACCGGGCGCTGAAGAAGGTCGACAAGGACATCATGGTCGGCGGCCCGTACCTGGTGATGGACAGCCTCGACCCCCGCGACCCGAACGCCTCCGGCGCGCTGAAGGGCCCCTGGGGCGCCATGGACCAGCGGGTCCTCGACGCCTTCGACTACTGGAACACCCACAAGGCGGGCGCCGACTTCGTCGTCGTCGACGGCTCCAGCTACACCAACGACGACGAGCTGCTGCCGAACGAGTTCGGCGCCACCGACAAACTCACCGCCGTCAGTGCCTGGGTGCGCCGCCAGACCCGCGACCTGCCCCTGTGGTGGGCCGAGTACTACGTGGAGCCCGGCGACGCCAACGACGACCGCAAGGGCTGGTCCGAGCAGCACCGCCTCGCCGTCCACGCCGCCGGCCTCATCGCCATGGCCAAGGGCGGCGCGGACTCCGGCTTCTACTGGAACCCGGAGGAGAAGTCCGGCACCGACTGCCCCGGCTGCCTGTGGACACCGACCGACACCGCGACCGGCGGCCGCGAACTGCCCATGTACAGTCTCCTCTCCCGCTTCGACCACGCCTTCCCACCCGGCAGCCACTACGAGCAGGTCCCCGTCGCCCCGGACGACGTACCCAACGTCCGCGTCCTGGCCACCACCAAGACCGCCCTCGTCGTCAACACCCTCAACCGCACGATCAGCGCCAAGATCGACGGCAAACGATTCGACCTACGGCCCTACGAGATGAAGTGGCTCACCCGCTGA
- a CDS encoding lipopolysaccharide biosynthesis protein, giving the protein MSDTTTTTTEAAAPGTEAPAPSGRRLRLPGMGRAPGGSPLFRNAYALMLNTGISAVLGLGFWLAAARYYSESAVGQGSAAIAAMKLLAGLTAVTLTGALARFIPVSGQRTGRLILRTYAGSSLVVAVAAGVFLLTLDAWGPSYRFLHGPLNGLGFIAAVAAWNLLTLQDGVLTGLRSAPWVPAGNTVFSAVKLALLVAFAVAVPTTGVFVSWVAAIATSVVPLGWLVFRRLVPRHVKATEDRARPPTLKEIGRFLAGDYTGSLFSLAVVYLVPVIIASQVSSEDNAYFYITTTIGGTVNLLAINMGASLTVEGSHDPARLAANTRAALRRMARIMLPICGLLFLAAPWILGVFGDDYAEAATPLLRWFAVGALLRVVMETYFAVLRAQSRTGGLAWMQGLLCVLVLGLTLLLLPRMGLTGAGVAEISSLAVIVTLAAPRLWRTLRAAPDAVPDSAAPDGDLADLGPREVPVPAAPPRRRGPAWALDSDTLALGIHVDFDHVERRPDVRPGPGTPPAGTPVVDADAAGDDRPTWTLPGRPAPGTSRTPGAEGPRLGLPVEEREPGTEASLGPAGALLPRQSEPGGGDVPETGGPEEPPRSPSRHRLLPTRPGVVLGCLLVAALLLYWVPASRLGETDLDRMGGLGLVSVLPLPTLAGAALLITVFAALLRLRREHRALLLVTLLATVISLHALPAVIETEPRFPTAWQHLGFIDYIDRTGSAVPDLDARWSWPGFFAVAAFVGRACGISDFTEVIRWWPTAVQLAYLAPMFLLTRSLRASWRAKWTGIWLFVLSGWVGQDYFSPQGFTYLLYLMFVAVLLVWFRAPRVLWTRYRPGEAEVEPADRRQRAVLLLVLIGLFAASVPAHQLTPFVMLGVLAVLVLARRSELRGLPILFAVVVAAWLGFMAEPYWSGHFDDLFGGVGGVGGNVSTSVSGRIQGGSPTHKLVLYTRVLLAGSVLGFACWGWLRRRLNRYRERSLLVLTFVPFLGFGMQSYGGEMALRVFMFALPGAALLGALALFPRTGATAGERAKGRNRLAPVAALLVGLLLMGGFLVARWGNEPFERTRPGEVAAMNWVYAHDKPTVRLLWLTQDTVNDVTPALPWGARDMERVNYVPTLAPADPRLVSGLVKALKDAGPNSYLMINESQVTYLRLDAGYAPAWESGLIRNLDNRQDLTKVLRNDDVTVYAMRKQPPGPVPKPAPGPIGPQVTWTPWSVVGALAAVALILLLTARELLRVAARPTIRQLRLLQGSFWFSLPLLTLFLAALLQRFLTMK; this is encoded by the coding sequence GTGTCTGACACGACCACGACCACGACCGAGGCCGCAGCGCCCGGCACCGAGGCGCCCGCACCGTCGGGGCGCCGCCTGCGTCTGCCCGGCATGGGCCGGGCGCCCGGCGGCAGTCCGCTCTTCCGCAACGCCTACGCGCTGATGCTCAACACCGGCATCTCCGCCGTCCTCGGCCTCGGCTTCTGGCTGGCCGCCGCCCGCTACTATTCCGAGTCGGCGGTCGGGCAGGGCTCGGCCGCCATCGCCGCGATGAAGCTCCTCGCCGGGCTGACCGCGGTGACCCTGACCGGTGCCCTCGCCCGGTTCATCCCGGTGTCCGGGCAGCGCACCGGCCGCCTCATCCTGCGCACCTACGCGGGAAGTTCACTGGTCGTGGCGGTGGCCGCCGGGGTGTTCCTGCTCACCCTGGACGCGTGGGGACCGTCGTACCGCTTCCTGCACGGCCCCCTCAACGGGCTGGGCTTCATCGCGGCCGTCGCCGCCTGGAACCTGCTCACCCTTCAGGACGGGGTGCTGACCGGGCTGCGCAGCGCGCCCTGGGTGCCGGCCGGCAACACCGTGTTCTCTGCGGTCAAGCTGGCGCTGCTGGTGGCGTTCGCGGTGGCCGTCCCGACCACGGGTGTCTTCGTGTCCTGGGTCGCGGCGATCGCCACCTCCGTGGTGCCGCTGGGCTGGCTGGTGTTCCGGCGGCTGGTCCCCCGGCACGTCAAGGCCACCGAGGACCGCGCCCGTCCGCCCACGCTGAAGGAGATCGGCCGGTTCCTCGCCGGGGACTACACCGGGTCCCTGTTCTCCCTCGCCGTGGTCTACCTGGTGCCGGTGATCATCGCCTCGCAGGTCAGCTCCGAGGACAACGCGTACTTCTACATCACCACCACCATCGGCGGCACCGTCAACCTGCTCGCCATCAACATGGGCGCGTCCCTCACGGTCGAGGGCTCGCACGACCCGGCGCGGCTCGCCGCCAACACCCGGGCCGCGCTGCGGCGGATGGCCCGGATCATGCTGCCGATCTGCGGGCTCCTGTTCCTCGCGGCCCCGTGGATCCTCGGCGTGTTCGGCGACGACTACGCCGAGGCGGCGACCCCGCTGCTGCGCTGGTTCGCCGTCGGCGCGCTGCTGCGGGTCGTGATGGAGACGTACTTCGCGGTGCTGCGCGCCCAGAGCCGTACCGGCGGACTCGCCTGGATGCAGGGTCTGTTGTGCGTGCTCGTGCTGGGGCTGACGCTGCTCCTGCTGCCCCGGATGGGCCTCACGGGTGCCGGGGTCGCCGAGATCTCCAGCCTCGCCGTGATCGTCACGCTGGCCGCGCCGAGGCTGTGGCGGACGCTGCGGGCCGCGCCGGACGCCGTACCGGACTCGGCGGCACCGGACGGCGACCTCGCCGACCTGGGGCCGCGCGAGGTCCCGGTGCCCGCAGCCCCGCCGCGCCGGCGCGGCCCGGCCTGGGCGCTGGACAGCGACACCCTCGCCCTCGGCATCCACGTCGACTTCGACCACGTCGAACGCCGGCCGGACGTCCGCCCGGGGCCCGGAACCCCGCCCGCGGGCACGCCGGTGGTGGACGCGGACGCCGCCGGCGACGACCGGCCGACGTGGACGCTGCCCGGCCGGCCGGCCCCGGGCACGTCACGCACGCCGGGGGCCGAGGGGCCCCGGCTGGGGCTGCCGGTGGAGGAGCGGGAGCCGGGCACGGAGGCGTCGCTGGGGCCCGCCGGGGCCTTGCTGCCGCGGCAGTCGGAGCCCGGCGGCGGCGACGTGCCGGAGACCGGCGGGCCGGAGGAGCCACCACGGTCCCCCTCCCGGCACCGGCTGCTGCCCACCCGCCCCGGTGTCGTCCTCGGCTGTCTCCTCGTCGCCGCCCTGCTGCTGTACTGGGTGCCCGCGTCGCGGCTCGGCGAGACCGATCTGGACCGGATGGGCGGGCTCGGGCTGGTCTCCGTGCTGCCCCTGCCCACGCTGGCCGGGGCGGCCCTGCTGATCACGGTGTTCGCCGCGCTGCTCCGGCTGCGCCGGGAACACCGGGCGCTGCTGCTGGTCACGCTGCTGGCGACGGTGATCTCCCTGCACGCGCTGCCCGCCGTGATCGAGACCGAGCCCCGGTTCCCCACGGCCTGGCAGCACCTCGGCTTCATCGACTACATCGACCGCACCGGGTCCGCCGTACCCGACCTGGACGCCCGCTGGAGCTGGCCCGGGTTCTTCGCGGTGGCCGCGTTCGTCGGGCGGGCCTGCGGGATCAGCGACTTCACCGAGGTCATCCGCTGGTGGCCGACCGCCGTCCAACTCGCCTACCTGGCACCGATGTTCCTGCTCACCCGGTCGCTGCGGGCGAGCTGGCGGGCCAAGTGGACCGGGATCTGGCTGTTCGTGCTGAGCGGCTGGGTCGGCCAGGACTACTTCTCCCCGCAGGGCTTCACCTATCTGCTGTACCTGATGTTCGTGGCGGTCCTGCTGGTCTGGTTCCGCGCCCCGCGCGTGCTCTGGACGCGGTACCGGCCGGGTGAGGCCGAGGTCGAGCCGGCCGACCGGCGGCAACGGGCCGTCCTGCTGCTGGTGCTGATCGGCCTGTTCGCGGCGAGCGTCCCGGCGCACCAGCTCACCCCGTTCGTGATGCTTGGCGTGCTCGCGGTCCTGGTCCTCGCCCGGCGTTCCGAACTGCGCGGGCTGCCCATCCTGTTCGCGGTGGTCGTCGCGGCCTGGCTCGGCTTCATGGCCGAGCCGTACTGGTCGGGGCACTTCGACGACCTGTTCGGCGGGGTCGGCGGGGTCGGCGGCAACGTGTCGACGTCGGTGTCCGGCCGTATCCAGGGCGGCAGTCCGACGCACAAGCTGGTGCTGTACACCCGCGTGCTGCTGGCCGGCTCCGTCCTGGGGTTCGCCTGCTGGGGCTGGCTGCGCCGGCGCCTGAACCGGTACCGCGAACGCTCGCTGCTGGTCCTCACGTTCGTGCCGTTCCTGGGCTTCGGGATGCAGTCGTACGGCGGTGAGATGGCGCTGCGCGTCTTCATGTTCGCCCTCCCGGGCGCGGCCCTGCTGGGCGCCCTCGCGCTGTTCCCGCGCACCGGAGCCACCGCCGGGGAACGGGCGAAGGGCCGCAACCGGCTGGCCCCGGTCGCCGCGCTGCTGGTCGGGCTGTTGCTCATGGGCGGCTTCCTGGTCGCCCGCTGGGGCAACGAGCCGTTCGAGCGGACCCGGCCCGGCGAGGTCGCCGCGATGAACTGGGTGTACGCGCACGACAAGCCGACGGTACGGCTGCTGTGGCTGACCCAGGACACGGTCAACGACGTGACTCCGGCGCTGCCGTGGGGCGCGCGGGACATGGAGCGGGTGAACTACGTGCCGACCCTGGCACCGGCCGACCCGCGGCTGGTGTCGGGCCTGGTGAAGGCCCTGAAGGACGCGGGCCCGAACTCGTACCTCATGATCAACGAAAGCCAGGTGACGTACCTGCGGCTGGACGCGGGCTACGCCCCGGCCTGGGAGTCCGGGCTGATCCGCAACCTCGACAACCGGCAGGACCTGACCAAGGTCCTCCGCAACGACGACGTCACCGTGTACGCCATGCGCAAGCAGCCGCCCGGCCCGGTCCCGAAACCGGCACCGGGCCCGATCGGCCCGCAGGTGACCTGGACCCCCTGGTCGGTGGTCGGCGCCCTGGCCGCCGTGGCCCTGATCCTGCTGCTCACCGCCCGCGAACTGCTCCGAGTGGCAGCCCGCCCGACCATCCGGCAACTACGCCTGCTCCAAGGCAGCTTCTGGTTCTCCCTCCCCCTCCTGACCCTGTTCCTGGCCGCACTGCTCCAACGCTTCCTGACGATGAAGTGA
- a CDS encoding glycosyltransferase family 2 protein, whose translation MSSVLRPPSSGQDPLTAADYRPISSHLAITPPVSVVIPAMNEAENLPYVFKTLPDWIHEVVLVDGNSTDDTVEVARSLWPAVRVVEQRGRGKGDALITGFEACTGDIIVMVDADGSADGNEIVSYVSALVSGADFAKGSRFANGGGTDDMTFIRKLGNWALCTTVNRKFGARYTDLCYGYNAFWRHCLDKIELDCTGFEVETLMNIRVVKAGLKVQEIPSHEYLRIHGASNLRAVRDGLRVLKVILKERSNRRELRRQEQHSPLLDTVRGEVS comes from the coding sequence ATGAGTTCCGTGCTGCGCCCGCCTAGTTCGGGCCAGGATCCGCTGACCGCCGCCGACTACCGGCCCATCTCCTCCCACCTGGCGATCACGCCGCCCGTGAGCGTGGTGATTCCCGCCATGAACGAGGCGGAGAACCTGCCGTACGTCTTCAAGACACTTCCGGACTGGATACACGAAGTGGTGCTCGTGGACGGCAACTCCACGGACGACACCGTGGAGGTGGCCCGCTCGCTGTGGCCGGCGGTCCGGGTCGTCGAGCAGCGGGGCCGGGGCAAGGGGGATGCCCTGATCACCGGGTTCGAGGCGTGCACCGGCGACATCATCGTCATGGTCGACGCGGACGGCTCGGCCGACGGCAACGAGATCGTGTCCTACGTCTCCGCGCTGGTCTCCGGCGCCGACTTCGCGAAGGGCTCGCGCTTCGCCAACGGCGGCGGGACCGACGACATGACGTTCATCCGCAAGCTCGGCAACTGGGCGCTGTGCACCACCGTCAACCGCAAGTTCGGCGCCCGCTACACCGACCTCTGCTACGGCTACAACGCGTTCTGGCGGCACTGCCTGGACAAGATCGAGCTGGACTGCACCGGCTTCGAAGTCGAGACCCTGATGAACATCAGAGTCGTCAAGGCGGGGCTGAAGGTGCAGGAGATCCCCAGCCACGAGTACCTCCGCATCCACGGCGCGAGCAATCTGCGCGCCGTGCGGGACGGGCTGCGCGTGCTGAAGGTGATCCTCAAGGAGCGCTCCAACCGCCGGGAGCTGCGCCGCCAGGAACAGCACTCCCCCCTGCTCGACACGGTGCGGGGAGAAGTGTCTTGA
- a CDS encoding polysaccharide deacetylase family protein encodes MSDAAVPILMYHSVATVPNDATRGLSVAPEAFAGQMALVADLGLTPLTTAELAACWRSGRPLPDRPVLITFDDGYEGVHRYALPVLGRHGFPATLFVSTGWIRGAHDTGGGLDTMLDWAQVRELAAAGVEIGGHSHTHPQLDQLDDSALAAELTDSTKIIAAELGGVGPVSFAYPYGYSDRRVRRAVRTAGYDQALAVGNALARRRQGPYALRRVTVRRSTGAEEFARLLQGRAIARTFARDRALTQGYALVRRARQVRRKAIRSRV; translated from the coding sequence ATGAGTGACGCGGCCGTGCCGATTCTGATGTACCACTCCGTGGCGACCGTGCCGAACGACGCCACTCGGGGGCTGTCGGTCGCGCCGGAGGCGTTCGCCGGGCAGATGGCGCTCGTCGCGGACCTGGGCCTGACCCCCCTCACCACCGCCGAGCTGGCGGCGTGCTGGCGGTCCGGCCGGCCGCTGCCGGACCGGCCGGTGCTGATCACCTTCGACGACGGCTACGAGGGCGTGCACCGGTACGCGCTGCCCGTCCTCGGCCGGCACGGCTTCCCCGCCACCCTGTTCGTCTCGACGGGCTGGATCAGGGGCGCCCACGACACCGGAGGCGGCCTGGACACCATGCTCGACTGGGCCCAGGTGCGCGAACTCGCCGCGGCCGGCGTCGAGATCGGCGGGCACAGCCACACCCACCCGCAGCTCGACCAGCTCGACGACAGCGCCCTGGCCGCCGAGCTGACCGACAGCACGAAGATCATCGCCGCCGAACTGGGCGGCGTCGGGCCAGTGTCGTTCGCCTACCCGTACGGCTACTCCGACCGCCGGGTCCGCCGGGCCGTGCGCACGGCCGGCTACGACCAGGCACTCGCGGTCGGCAACGCGCTCGCCCGCCGCCGGCAGGGGCCGTACGCCCTGCGGCGCGTCACGGTCCGGCGGAGCACCGGTGCCGAGGAGTTCGCGCGGCTGCTCCAGGGCCGCGCGATCGCCCGCACCTTCGCCCGGGACCGCGCCCTCACCCAGGGGTACGCCCTCGTCCGAAGAGCACGCCAGGTCCGCCGGAAGGCCATCCGTTCCCGTGTCTGA
- a CDS encoding DUF72 domain-containing protein has product MTLFVGTSGWQYKDWRDLVYPAGVPTRLWLEEYTRLFATVEINNAFYRLPSYDTFAAWRQRVPPDFTVAVKASRYLTHIKRLKEPEEPVHRLMTHAAGLDDRLGPVLLQLPPTLRADPALLDACLACFPPDTRVAVEPRHDSWWTPEVRDVLSSRGAALCWADVQARPVTPLWRTASWGYVRFHQGRAQPWPRYGRRSLETWVDRIATTWPDEEPVHAYFNNDPGGAAVQDAVTFARAAAKAGLAPTRTPEPARRG; this is encoded by the coding sequence ATGACCCTGTTCGTCGGCACCTCGGGGTGGCAGTACAAGGACTGGCGGGACCTGGTGTATCCGGCCGGGGTCCCGACGCGGCTCTGGCTGGAGGAGTACACGCGGCTGTTCGCCACGGTGGAGATCAACAACGCGTTCTACCGGCTGCCGTCGTACGACACCTTCGCCGCCTGGCGGCAGCGCGTCCCGCCGGACTTCACGGTCGCGGTCAAGGCCAGCCGGTACCTGACCCACATCAAGCGCCTGAAGGAGCCGGAGGAGCCGGTCCACCGTCTGATGACGCACGCCGCCGGCCTCGATGACCGGCTCGGCCCGGTCCTCCTCCAGCTCCCGCCGACCCTGCGCGCCGACCCGGCCCTGCTGGACGCGTGCCTGGCCTGCTTCCCGCCGGACACCCGGGTCGCGGTCGAGCCCCGCCACGACTCCTGGTGGACACCCGAGGTCCGCGACGTCCTCTCCTCCCGGGGAGCGGCCCTGTGCTGGGCGGACGTCCAGGCCCGCCCCGTCACCCCTCTGTGGCGCACGGCCTCCTGGGGCTACGTCCGCTTCCACCAGGGCCGCGCCCAGCCCTGGCCCCGCTACGGCCGCCGCTCCCTGGAAACCTGGGTCGACCGCATCGCCACGACCTGGCCGGACGAAGAGCCCGTCCACGCCTACTTCAACAACGACCCGGGCGGCGCGGCGGTCCAGGACGCGGTGACCTTCGCCCGAGCGGCAGCAAAGGCGGGCCTGGCCCCGACCAGAACCCCGGAACCGGCCAGGCGCGGCTGA
- a CDS encoding GNAT family N-acetyltransferase: MTVIVRDLRPDVPADTEGFARVRRLALPYILFTADSVRHNAVHTHPDARYRPLVAEEDGEVIGTAQVLLAYDSPEPGQGLVSVYVRPDRTGRGAGRLLARVAEEYLGDQGATRLFSWVLDEPANRAFAERRGYERRRSAHFLRLDLAKATLPPLPEVPPGVELRSAADFADDPRPLFELDAETVADEPGDVDFEFTDYDTWVEQTWRHPLLDRELTMAAVVDGRPVAFSVAYTDGDGRYSSAMTGTARAHRGRGLAKLAKVHSLYRARAAGVTEAFTGNDTGNDPMIAVNRWLGYEICATEVRYARELG; the protein is encoded by the coding sequence ATGACCGTGATCGTGCGCGACCTGCGCCCGGACGTCCCCGCGGACACCGAGGGCTTCGCCCGCGTCCGCCGACTCGCCCTGCCGTACATCCTGTTCACCGCGGACTCGGTCCGCCACAACGCCGTCCACACGCATCCCGACGCCCGGTACCGCCCCCTCGTGGCGGAGGAGGACGGCGAGGTGATCGGCACCGCCCAGGTCCTTCTGGCGTACGACAGCCCCGAGCCCGGCCAGGGCCTGGTGAGCGTGTACGTCCGGCCCGACCGCACCGGGCGCGGCGCGGGCCGCCTGCTGGCCCGGGTCGCCGAGGAGTACCTGGGCGACCAGGGCGCGACCAGGCTGTTCAGCTGGGTGCTCGACGAGCCGGCCAACCGCGCGTTCGCCGAGCGGCGCGGCTACGAGCGCCGCCGTTCCGCCCACTTCCTGCGCCTGGACCTGGCGAAGGCCACGCTCCCGCCGCTCCCGGAGGTCCCGCCGGGCGTCGAACTGCGCAGCGCGGCGGACTTCGCGGACGACCCGCGCCCCCTGTTCGAGCTGGACGCCGAGACGGTGGCGGACGAACCGGGTGACGTGGACTTCGAGTTCACCGACTACGACACCTGGGTCGAGCAGACCTGGAGGCATCCGCTGCTGGACCGCGAGCTGACCATGGCGGCGGTCGTCGACGGCCGTCCGGTCGCCTTCAGCGTGGCCTACACCGACGGCGACGGCCGCTACTCGTCCGCGATGACCGGCACCGCCCGCGCGCACCGCGGCCGCGGTCTGGCCAAGCTGGCCAAGGTCCACTCCCTGTACCGGGCCCGTGCCGCCGGCGTCACCGAGGCCTTCACGGGCAACGACACCGGCAACGATCCGATGATCGCCGTCAACAGGTGGCTCGGGTACGAGATCTGCGCGACGGAGGTGCGCTATGCCCGCGAACTCGGCTGA